A region from the Brassica napus cultivar Da-Ae chromosome C8, Da-Ae, whole genome shotgun sequence genome encodes:
- the BNAC08G05240D gene encoding uncharacterized protein At4g13230: MSSLSSIAVSLRNKALITPRVLSSVPKRLIHGSTMKEASVCDKATEAQQKVAKKADEGAQTISVAAGNLKDKAKNTAEEAWDKVKDTTEKIKDTVTGKTEETKESIKAKAKTVEKSMNTKNLK; the protein is encoded by the exons ATGTCAAGTTTATCATCTATTGCAGTTTCCCTCCGCAACAAGGCACTCATCACTCCGAGAGTTCTCTCTTCCGTCCCGAAAAGACTCATCCAT GGGAGTACGATGAAAGAAGCTTCCGTCTGTGACAAAGCCACCGAGGCTCAGCAAAAG GTGGCCAAGAAGGCGGACGAAGGAGCACAAACGATATCCGTGGCCGCCGGTAACTTGAAGGACAAGGCGAAGAACACTGCAGAGGAGGCCTGGGATAAGGTGAAGGACACGACAGAAAAGATCAAAGATACCGTCACCGGAAAAACCGAGGAAACCAAGGAGTCCATCAAAGCCAAAGCCAAGACCGTCGAGAAAAGCATGAATACCAAGAACCTCAAATAA